The Arachis hypogaea cultivar Tifrunner chromosome 14, arahy.Tifrunner.gnm2.J5K5, whole genome shotgun sequence genome has a segment encoding these proteins:
- the LOC112743711 gene encoding protein trichome birefringence-like 34: MKLAKVQPIVLVGGSNTWGIRNTFHSLLAILTTLLVISFIYIKQDNGTQLSSSSPPQEHEEMIDASQDDDTHNNVSSSKCDLFNGKWVFDNKSYPLYKDKECKFMSDQLACEKFGRKDLSYQNWRWKPNHCDLPRFNATALLERLRNKRLVFVGDSLNRGQWVSMVCLLHTSLSSSTHTSMHNTANASLNIWKVTEYNATIEHYWAPLLVESNSDDPVHHRVIERTVRVNAIEKHARYWTHADFIVFNTYLWWRRPLMNVLWGTFGDPNGVYKKVEMLRVYEMALRTWSDWLEVHVNRNKTQLFFVSMSPTHERAEEWGADKGDNCYKETEMITEEGYWGKGSDPKMMKVVENVVEDLKTRGLNVEILNITQLSEYRKEAHPSIYRKQWEPLTQKQIQDPNSYADCIHWCLPGVPDVWNEILYAYLFQQ; the protein is encoded by the exons ATGAAATTGGCAAAGGTACAACCAATAGTACTAGTAGGGGGGAGCAACACTTGGGGAATTAGAAACACCTTTCATTCTCTTTTGGCCATTCTTACCACTCTTTTAGTCATTAGTTTCATTTATATAAAAcaagacaatggaacacagttatcatcatcatcaccaccccaagaacatgaagaaatgaTAGATGCCTCTCAGGATGATGACACTCATAATAATGTGTCATCATCTAAATGTGACTTGTTCAATGGGAAATGGGTTTTTGACAATAAGTCTTATCCATTATACAAAGATAAGGAATGCAAGTTCATGTCTGATCAATTGGCATGTGAGAAGTTTGGAAGGAAGGACTTGAGTTACCAGAATTGGAGGTGGAAGCCAAACCATTGTGATCTACCAAG GTTCAATGCCACAGCATTGCTTGAGAGGCTAAGGAACAAGAGGCTTGTGTTTGTGGGGGATTCACTCAACAGAGGCCAATGGGTTTCCATGGTTTGCCTTCTTCACACTTCCCTCTCATCCTCAACTCACACTTCCATGCACAACACTGCTAATGCCTCTCTTAACATTTGGAAGGTCACA GAATACAATGCAACAATTGAGCACTATTGGGCACCATTGCTAGTAGAATCAAATTCAGATGATCCAGTGCACCATAGAGTAATAGAAAGAACTGTGAGAGTGAATGCAATTGAGAAGCATGCTAGGTATTGGACTCATGCTGACTTTATTGTCTTCAACACTTACCTCTGGTGGAGAAGGCCTCTTATGAATGTTTT GTGGGGAACATTTGGAGACCCAAATGGAGTTTACAAAAAAGTGGAAATGCTAAGAGTTTATGAGATGGCATTGAGAACATGGTCAGATTGGTTGGAGGTCCATGTTAATCGTAACAAGACACAGTTATTTTTTGTTAGTATGTCACCAACTCATGAAAG GGCTGAAGAATGGGGAGCAGATAAGGGTGACAATTGTTACAAAGAAACAGAAATGATCACAGAAGAAGGGTATTGGGGTAAAGGGTCAGATCCAAAAATGATGAAAGTGGTGGAAAATGTGGTTGAAGACTTGAAAACAAGAGGATTGAATGTTGAAATACTTAACATCACTCAGCTCTCAGAGTACAGAAAAGAAGCACACCCTTCTATATACAGAAAGCAGTGGGAGCCTCTAACACAAAAACAGATACAAGATCCAAATAGCTATGCAGATTGCATACATTGGTGCCTTCCTGGAGTTCCTGATGTGTGGAATGAGATACTTTATGCCTATCTTTTCCAACAATGa
- the LOC112743712 gene encoding uncharacterized protein: MGENVEQVSSRSNSRVPTLCEECKSNPSKYKCPGCSIQSCGLPCVKAHKERTGCTGKRNQTQFVPLSQFDDNLLLSDYNLLEEVKRVAESSQRMRTKLGMYAYFKLPHYLKSLGSAARSRRTKLLFLPSGMSKRQKNQTRYDQRKKFISWTIEWHFHSTDVVLHDNGVNENTSIYSILEKHLKPGPWNHPLRQFCEEQPDRLKIFIRKYPKGPKSPFKELDMKAPIRQQLADVVILEFPVVFVFLPSHRIDFEVIKNVNQIDNKSLPKDSEDGQEPEGVSFREEEIEDDSTDPQVLDLMKNLESSTSNQVPTHNMSSEKAPTGSSDKPLFEEDTVGNPSHSSLKNKELKISEDMTFDFDPELMDVYANLMADMNPDNFLDFDGEFSKKTDNEIGLIGTNGVLPVPEELEEGEIPE; encoded by the exons ATGGGAGAAAACGTAGAACAGGTCTCAAGTAGAAGCAACTCCAGAGTCCCAACACTATGCGAAGAATGCAAATCTAACCCATCAAAATACAAGTGCCCCGGCTGTTCCATACAATCATGTGGTCTTCCCTGTGTAAAAGCTCACAAAGAGCGAACGGGATGTACCGGCAAGAGGAACCAGACTCAATTTGTTCCTCTTTCCCAGTTTGACGACAACCTCCTACTATCTG ACTATAATTTGCTGGAAGAGGTAAAGAGGGTAGCTGAATCTTCTCAGAGAATGAGAACTAAATTGGGCATGTATGCATATTTTAAGTTACCTCATTACCTTAAAAGCCTGGGGAGCGCTGCTAGGAGTCGGAGAACCAAACTGCTGTTTCTTCCTAGCGGAATGTCAAAAAGACAGAAGAATCAAACTCGATATGACCAAAG GAAGAAATTCATATCTTGGACAATTGAATGGCATTTTCATTCAACGGATGTTGTTTTACATGACAACGG AGTCAATGAAAATACAAGCATCTACTCCATCCTAGAAAAGCACCTCAAGCCTGGTCCGTGGAATCATCCATTAAGGCAATTTTGCGAAGAGCAGCCGGATCGTCTCAAGATTTTCATTCGTAAATACCCAAAG GGTCCCAAGTCACCCTTCAAAGAGCTGGATATGAAAGCACCAATCAGACAGCAATTAGCCGATGTAGTCATTTTGGAGTTTCCCGTCGTTTTTGTTTTCTTGCCATCTCACAGAATTGATTTTGAAGTTATTAAGAATGTAAATCAGATAGATAATAAATCACTTCCAAAAGACAGCGAAGATGGCCAAGAGCCAGAAGGTGTATCATTTAGGGAGGAGGAGATAGAAGATGACTCCACAGATCCTCAGGTTTTGGATCTCATGAAGAACTTGGAGTCAAGTACATCAAATCAAGTGCCTACACATAATATGAGTTCCGAGAAAGCACCAACGGGTTCATCGGATAAACCCCTGTTTGAAGAAGACACTGTGGGTAACCCGTCACATTCTTCACTGAAAAACAAGGAACTAAAAATCTCTGAAGACATGACATTTGACTTTGATCCAGAATTGATGGATGTCTATGCTAATCTAATGGCTGACATGAATCCAGACAACTTCCTTGATTTTGATGGTGAATTCTCCAAGAAAACAGACAATGAGATAGGTTTGATTGGTACCAATGGGGTATTGCCTGTGCCAGAGGAATTGGAGGAAGGGGAAATTCCAGAATAG